CAACTGAGCTATTCCAGCTTtcgatttttttatattaaataatgtatttattaaaaataaaagaaggttAGAGAAACGAAAATGGCAACGACAAAACGGCTCCTTTCAGCTGTTGTTATTCCTAACGTGTATTTCAGTTTCGAGTGAGTCgtctctctcatttttttcttttctccttttctcttgaATTCCTCTCACCACACTCTTACATTACATACACAGCCAACCAAACCAAACAATATATAAACAACAACATTCTAATCGCATCGCATCACATCACATGAACCTTCCACCACTTTGATCTCTCGCAGTTCCACCGATGGCGGGTGCACTCTCCCATAGACAATTCCAGCACCAACCACCATCCTCCTTCTCGcgcctcctcctcctcctcactCTCCTCCCGCTCACCCTCGCCTCCATCGCTTTCGTCCTCCAATGGCGCGGTGGCGTCACCGACCCCCTTACCCGCTGGTCACCCGATCAACCCCAGTTTCCCGGCATGTCCTTCACCGATTCCACTCCCTCTCGCCGCACCTCCGATTGTACCAACCCCCTTTCCCAGTCTCTCAACCCCTCTTTCCCCTACTTCCGCGACTGGAACTTTGATTTTTCCCCCCACCTCTCACCTAAGGTCCTCTACCCTGTCATAAACCCTTCGTCTTACCACtaccatcatcattatcatcgtTCTTTAGCGAATTTCGGATTTCTGATTCTCCCTTGTTGactcttttaaattttggaatTCGTTCAGATATGTGTCACCACGAGCACCTCCGCTGGGTTGGAGCAGACGCTGCCGTGGATCTTCTACCACAAGGTCATCGGAGTCTCCAGCTTCCTCCTCTTCGTCGAAGGGAAGGCTGCGTTGCCTAATGTCACTAGGGTTTTAGAGAGCATTCCCGTGAgttagtttttttgttatttttttattgttatccggggattcgttttttttttttggatcttTGATTGGAATTTGAAacgtgtttttgtttttttgaatcAGGGGGTGAAGGTTGTGTTTAGAACGAGGGAGTTAGAGGAGCAGCAAGCTAAAAGGTATTTTGTTTTGTTCCACTTTTAGACTTGTTCTGGattgaaaaagtttttcttttactgtTTGAGTGGCGAGAGTTTTTTTCAAACGAACTTATTGCGCGTGGTTTTTGaatgctttttttcttttgtttagatGGTGTTGACTGTTTTATTAAGTGCACGTCTGTGCTGGTGGTATGTTTTTTCTGAGTTTGAAGTTCGAGATGCGATCTGGATCTGGTCTGTGTATAGTTTGTTGATACGGATCTTTGGTTGtggtttttgtttaaattattctGTAGATTTGTGGTTAGTTTGTTGATGGAGATCATTGGTAGAGGATTGAGCTTAGGTGATCCACTATATCACTGTTTGTGTTGTGGATTGCAATAGTTATTGCATCTTTTAGAAATTCTGTTCTGgcttggttttttttttttttaatctaaatctAAATGTATGCCTATTTGGTGACATAATGATGGGATTCAGAATATGTATATGATCAAATGCTTGTCTTGGAAGATCTTGCTGGCATATGAAAAAATTGACGTCACCAAGGTTCTGATCCACATAGAAATTCTTTCCCATTTTATCCTTTGTTACGAAATCCACCATGGCTAAAACAGTTAAACTGTTTCGGTCAAATGATTCTTCGACCTCAGATCAGGGCTTGATCTGTCAAGTGCTCTCTATTgctttgatttttgtttgaaataatattCCCATACTTGTTATCGTGTAATTCTCAGACATGAAACCTTTTCTATGAATTGTCTAGTTTACCCTTCAGTGGGTTTTAGTTGTGAAGAACATCATAGCACTAGTGGGAGCCAAGTATTCTGAATCTTGCTCTCTTTTATATAGAATAATGGATAATGGATAATGAAGTACTGAACACCTTAAAGGGATGGGGtaggtttaaaatataaaattcatcattGGGGGGTTCTTATTTCACACACAGCGTAAGATATTGAGATCAGTAATTTGCTATAATCTTCGTAGGTTTTTTATTTGTATGGAGTTTCTGGAATTTAAGATTACATGCTAAAGTTTAACACAACGATTTGTTCCTTATTTGCGTATTTCCAATGTCTGTTATCTATTATTTCAGCCGAATATGGAACGAGACTTGGTTGGCAAGCTTCTTCTACAAACCATGTAACTATGAGTTGTTTGTGAAGCAATCTTTGAATATGGAAATGGCTATTGTCATGGCAAGGGTATTGTGATTTCTTTTACTGTATTAATCATTATCATACCTTCAGTTTTgtagtttacttttttttttatgattttctttttctggatgatatttttttgtttaggaTTCTGGAATGGATTGGATCATCCATCTGGACACTGATGAGCTGATGCATCCAGCAGGAACCCCGGAGTACTCTTTAAGGCAGTTATTAGCTGATGTGCCTGGAAATGTTGATATGgtcatttttcctaattatgtgAGTGCaggaattttattttgatcCTGACTGTAGTATTTGATATTAGTTGATCGAATTGTATTCTTTTTGCCCTTTTGATATTCATTGATGATTTTAAACATGGTTATGAAATGTTATTTGTTTCAGGAAAGCAGCGTGGAGAGAGATGATATCAGGGAGCCTTTCAGTGAGGTATTTGTTTAAATAGCTTACCTAAGTTTTAAGCCAGTGTATCATctatatttaaatctaaatgtGATACAGTCAACACGATGTGTTTCCATCTGCTAGTGATGCGAATTGTAGATTGTATCTCTTTTGGGCATGACTTGCATAGTGATCACCGGAATCGTTTTGGAATTGTGTATGAATCACGATTTTTGGCTGCATCACTTGATTATGGTGTGTAAGTTTTGCAATGGCAAGTTTATGCTCCAAGGGTTGTCGGGTCTGCCTGGAATGGCACTTTTCACTTCCGAAGTTGAAGAAAATGACAGCCGCAGTGAGCAAATCATGTGCTGTGTATTTCTAACTTCTGTTCCTCTCATGACTGTACTTGTATTTAGCCTGTCAGAAAAATGAAATGACCTAATTGACAACTTAATGAACCGTAAACGACAGTGTTATACAGAGACTTATATTTACATATTGTGTGTCTATTGTAGTTTTATCTGCAAGTCATACTGTGGTTCAACTTGGACTTTGATTTGACCATCATTTTAACTTTGATGTctagtatcaaatgaaagaagtATTGAATTGATATGATTATTGCTTTTATTAATTACTGTTTAATGTCTGTTTATGATAATGTCTTTtgtaaaaacagtaaaatctaTTAATGCTTATTATAACTTCTATTATACTAAAGCTGACATGCATATGCATTCATACCCAGGAGAGGAGTTCCGTATGTGTTTTACAAGAACCTTTTATGGAATGTTTACAGTGCAGAAATGATGTATTTTTAGCCATGAAGATGcgttctttagaattttatactttattacAAGAGTATTTTAACTTCTAATGTCTATTGAATAAAAGTGAGGCAGAAGCTAACTTGGTAGGATCGAGTGATTCAAAATCCAACCTGTTAATACAGTTTAGGGCCTGTTCGGACAAACTTTTCCATAAAGATttctagaagaaaaaaaggaaatgatCTTGTAGCCTTTTCGCTAATGTTGTTCGCTGTACCAACTTCTTTATCCTTTTCGAAATCAAATGTGTTATTGACACATTTAAGTTGCATGTTATCATAGGTTTCAATGTTCAAGAAGAACTACGATCATCTTCCAAAGGATGTATATTTTGGAAATTATAAAGAATCAACCCGTGGCAATCCAAACTATTTTCTTACTTATGGAAATGGGAAATCAGCTGCCAGGATTCAGGATCATCTCCGTCCCAATGGTGCCCACAGATGGCACAACTATATGAAGACACCCAAGTACGTTGATCCTGCCTGTCATTAATTTATGAGTGTGTATTATGTAATACATGTGCATATGTATTCATTTTTAGTACCAACATGATTTCATTGTTAAGGGTACTTAGTACTGAATCTGCATTTATTTTGGAGTTTAATAAGTCTAGTTTACAAGTTGAAaggttaaacataaaaaattgagTCGTCTATCATGTATAAATTACCCTATAATTATTTCGAGCTTAGTGTAGACTGTTTTGGTAGGTCTTATCTCAAATAAATTTCATACCATCATAGTGTGCTGAAAGTATTTCCTTGTGAATGTATTGctgacttttctttttcttcttgatctTTTTCTGAAATACTTGGTAGTTGCTTATTGCTGTTAATTTCCTTATGTGAATACTTAATAGTGAAGAATGCATAATTCTGTGTATATATTTTACACTGATATGTATGCCAAATCTTTCATCAGAGAGATAAAATTGGAAGAAGCTGCTGTTCTGCATTACACCTACACCAAATTTTCTGATTTGACTTCAAGACGTGATCGTTGTGGCTGCAAGCCTACTAAAGAAGATGTTAAAAGATGCTTCATGTTGGATTTTGATAGATCTGTAAGTTATAGTTGCCGATTACACGCACTAGTTCATTGTAGTTATAAATTTTACCAGTTTTTTCtatgttaaaaagtaaattatttgttGCAATTACATTCTTATATTCCAAAGATTATCTTATGGGTTTGACAATTTGATGTTTTTCTAAGCCCACACAAAGGTTTCTGAGTTGAATCTAGTCCAGAACTTTcgttttgttgttatttttttgcaTGATTTTGTGACATTCCCCGCTGAGTTTTCTcagaaaaaaattgttcttttgtTGTTCACTTGTGAATCAGAAATACCCTTCCGtcctttttatcctttttatttgtTCTTGGTGGCTTGCCTAATGACTTGAGTAGTTGTTTTTTCGTTATGTTTTTGTTCTTTACTTCCTAGCTTGTTGGCCTGTGTGGGTTAACACTGTAtcgtttatatttttttaatcggACACAACTCTTTTGTTTAGGCATTCATAATTGCTTCCACTGCAACTGAGGAAGAAATGCTTCAATGGTAAGTGGTGATATGAGAATTACTAGAGTTTTGATGGGGGTTCAGGGTAGTAAGCATCTGAACTATTTGTTCTTAATGGGCCTTTTCTTTCACGTAGGTATCGTGAACGCATTGTCTGGACTGATAAAGCACTTAACACGAGACTTATCAGGAAAGGCATCTTGACTCGTATTTATGCTCCCATGGTAAGTTCACATACATGGAATTTGCTTTCCGGTCTCTCTTAAAACAATTTACATGGTCAACATAGTTGTCAGAAACGGTATTCATCTTTCCACCTAAAACTTATCTTTGCAGATTATTATTCAAAGTTTGAGGGAATCTGGTGTGTTTAGCTCAGTGATTGCAAAAGCTACTCAAACGAATTTATCAAAA
The sequence above is drawn from the Vigna radiata var. radiata cultivar VC1973A unplaced genomic scaffold, Vradiata_ver6 scaffold_154, whole genome shotgun sequence genome and encodes:
- the LOC106752583 gene encoding glycosyltransferase-like At2g41451; translated protein: MAGALSHRQFQHQPPSSFSRLLLLLTLLPLTLASIAFVLQWRGGVTDPLTRWSPDQPQFPGMSFTDSTPSRRTSDCTNPLSQSLNPSFPYFRDWNFDFSPHLSPKICVTTSTSAGLEQTLPWIFYHKVIGVSSFLLFVEGKAALPNVTRVLESIPGVKVVFRTRELEEQQAKSRIWNETWLASFFYKPCNYELFVKQSLNMEMAIVMARDSGMDWIIHLDTDELMHPAGTPEYSLRQLLADVPGNVDMVIFPNYESSVERDDIREPFSEVSMFKKNYDHLPKDVYFGNYKESTRGNPNYFLTYGNGKSAARIQDHLRPNGAHRWHNYMKTPKEIKLEEAAVLHYTYTKFSDLTSRRDRCGCKPTKEDVKRCFMLDFDRSAFIIASTATEEEMLQWYRERIVWTDKALNTRLIRKGILTRIYAPMIIIQSLRESGVFSSVIAKATQTNLSKEKFLKSVDSSNSTRNSRSDMFSSRKFDAGRLSQATGRRILKVIDDSLPSAIPPLSPPNYDHADLIT